Proteins encoded in a region of the Ancylobacter sp. SL191 genome:
- a CDS encoding SDR family NAD(P)-dependent oxidoreductase — protein sequence MATRTVLISGGGRGIGAATGRAMMQAGWNVSLGMRDPGLPDWAAQGPGEVQACAYEATDPGAAERWVAEARARFGGIDAVVANAGIMIRKDVIAAEDDELARLMEVHVAAPRRLAKAAWDDLAASGQGRVIIVSSLSGKRVKSAVSSLYSVSKFAATGLAHALRHTGFDKGIRATAVCPGFVATDMGLPLTTRSAEELTDPADIGRAIRFLIELPNTSSVAEFAVNWTLEESF from the coding sequence ATGGCTACACGTACCGTTCTCATCTCCGGTGGTGGACGCGGCATCGGCGCGGCGACTGGCCGGGCGATGATGCAGGCTGGCTGGAACGTGTCGCTCGGCATGCGCGATCCCGGCCTGCCGGATTGGGCCGCGCAGGGCCCGGGTGAGGTGCAAGCCTGCGCCTATGAAGCGACCGATCCCGGAGCGGCGGAGCGTTGGGTGGCCGAGGCGCGGGCGCGCTTTGGCGGTATTGATGCCGTGGTGGCCAATGCCGGCATCATGATCCGCAAGGATGTCATCGCCGCCGAGGACGACGAGCTCGCCCGACTGATGGAGGTCCATGTCGCCGCCCCCCGCCGTCTGGCCAAGGCGGCCTGGGACGACCTGGCCGCCAGCGGGCAGGGACGGGTGATCATCGTCTCCTCGCTCTCCGGCAAACGGGTGAAGTCGGCGGTCTCCAGCCTCTATTCGGTGTCCAAATTCGCCGCCACCGGCCTTGCCCATGCGCTGCGGCACACCGGCTTCGACAAGGGCATCCGCGCGACCGCCGTCTGTCCCGGCTTCGTGGCGACCGACATGGGGCTGCCGCTCACCACGCGCAGTGCCGAGGAACTGACCGATCCGGCCGATATCGGCCGCGCCATCCGCTTTCTGATCGAGCTGCCGAACACCTCGAGCGTCGCCGAATTCGCGGTCAACTGGACGCTGGAGGAGTCGTTCTGA
- a CDS encoding NAD(P)/FAD-dependent oxidoreductase, whose protein sequence is MSKFSPFTTTLWYATASPAPVTAPLKGRVSADVCIVGAGFTGLTTALELARQGVKVVLLEAQEAGFGGSGRNAGHCTPTFSYYSIPALRKILGEPWAERLIHRQTRANDRVSAMIRDYQIDCEWQQNGYVMGALRPGAVDILKGKVDQYNAVGARTRLLDRDEVTALTGSPRFHAGWFHEEAGHMNPLGYARGLARAAMQEGAALFTQSPAEDIEPEGLRWKVRTPHGEVIADKVIFATGAYTVKAWPKLDRSFKILKVFVCATQPLDLELRARVLPQNTTMHDGRGDIYVYKYNAEGRIVASMFPMGARGTDMAYTHQVMADRLRWLHPQIAGPIRWEYFWYGELDMQVRTVPRLFGLAPGVVALTGLSGRGVPTGSMLGGILSEWAMGVPEADLSLRIEPLEAAPFYMDYAPKLRLRYFRYTDTRAARREGAELPPHA, encoded by the coding sequence ATGAGCAAGTTCTCCCCCTTCACCACCACCCTTTGGTACGCGACCGCATCCCCCGCGCCGGTAACGGCGCCGCTCAAAGGGCGCGTGAGCGCCGATGTCTGCATTGTCGGGGCGGGTTTCACCGGCCTGACCACGGCGCTCGAACTCGCCCGACAAGGGGTGAAGGTCGTGCTGCTGGAAGCCCAGGAGGCGGGCTTCGGCGGCTCCGGGCGCAATGCCGGCCATTGCACGCCGACCTTCAGCTATTACAGCATTCCCGCGCTGCGCAAGATCCTCGGCGAGCCCTGGGCCGAGCGCCTGATCCACCGCCAGACCCGCGCCAATGACCGGGTTTCGGCGATGATCCGTGATTATCAGATCGACTGCGAGTGGCAGCAGAACGGTTATGTCATGGGCGCGTTGCGTCCCGGCGCGGTGGACATACTCAAGGGCAAGGTCGACCAGTACAACGCCGTCGGCGCCCGCACCCGGCTGCTGGACCGCGACGAAGTGACCGCGCTCACCGGAAGCCCGCGCTTCCATGCCGGCTGGTTCCACGAAGAAGCCGGGCACATGAATCCGCTCGGCTATGCGCGCGGCTTGGCCCGCGCCGCCATGCAGGAAGGCGCCGCGCTCTTCACGCAGTCGCCGGCCGAAGACATCGAACCGGAAGGCTTGCGCTGGAAGGTCAGGACACCGCACGGCGAGGTGATCGCCGACAAGGTGATCTTCGCCACCGGCGCTTACACCGTGAAGGCGTGGCCGAAGCTCGACCGCAGCTTCAAGATCCTCAAGGTCTTCGTCTGCGCCACCCAGCCACTCGACCTGGAACTGCGCGCCCGCGTGTTGCCGCAGAACACCACGATGCATGACGGGCGTGGCGATATCTATGTCTACAAATACAATGCCGAGGGGCGCATCGTCGCTTCCATGTTCCCGATGGGCGCGCGCGGCACGGACATGGCCTACACCCATCAGGTGATGGCAGACCGGCTGCGCTGGCTGCACCCGCAGATCGCCGGCCCCATTCGCTGGGAATATTTCTGGTACGGCGAGCTCGATATGCAGGTGCGCACCGTGCCGCGCCTATTCGGCCTGGCGCCTGGCGTCGTGGCGCTCACGGGGCTCTCCGGACGCGGCGTGCCGACCGGTTCCATGCTCGGCGGCATTCTCTCGGAATGGGCCATGGGCGTGCCCGAGGCCGATCTGTCGCTGCGCATCGAGCCGCTGGAAGCCGCGCCTTTCTACATGGATTATGCGCCGAAGCTGAGGCTGCGCTACTTCCGCTACACCGACACCCGCGCTGCACGGCGCGAGGGTGCCGAGCTGCCCCCCCACGCCTGA
- a CDS encoding IclR family transcriptional regulator, translating into MAIASANGSQLLDRAALLLDLIADGATDGMTLKDLVQQSGLNTATCHRILNTLVGHRLLARDDKRKRYRLGAKMFIYGARAARGPGLISRCEISLARLRKKTGETTHLMARHNHDSICLDRRDGECVVQTLTGSIGGSVPLGAGPGSIAMLAYLDREEQDFILRANESRFCAFRDLPTEKVERLIGETRARGYAVDIGELIPGIAGVAMPILDEAGVPVASLGFTFLCAKIVPGFVETYAALLRAEIDLIESRN; encoded by the coding sequence ATGGCTATCGCCTCTGCTAATGGCTCCCAGTTGCTGGACCGCGCTGCCCTGCTGCTGGACCTCATCGCCGACGGCGCGACCGACGGCATGACGCTCAAGGATCTGGTGCAGCAGTCGGGGCTCAATACCGCCACCTGCCACCGCATCCTCAATACGCTGGTCGGGCATCGGCTGCTGGCCCGCGACGACAAGCGCAAACGCTACCGGCTGGGCGCCAAGATGTTCATCTACGGTGCCCGCGCCGCCCGTGGTCCGGGGCTCATCAGCCGCTGCGAGATCAGCCTGGCGCGGCTGCGCAAGAAGACCGGCGAGACCACCCATCTCATGGCCCGCCACAACCACGATTCCATCTGCCTTGACCGGCGCGACGGCGAATGCGTGGTGCAGACGCTGACCGGCTCCATCGGCGGATCCGTGCCCCTCGGTGCCGGGCCGGGCAGCATCGCCATGCTGGCCTACCTCGATCGTGAGGAGCAGGACTTCATCCTGCGCGCCAACGAATCCCGCTTCTGCGCCTTTCGCGACCTTCCCACTGAGAAGGTGGAGAGGTTGATCGGGGAAACGCGTGCGCGCGGCTATGCCGTCGATATCGGCGAGCTTATTCCCGGCATCGCGGGTGTCGCCATGCCGATCCTCGACGAGGCCGGCGTGCCAGTGGCCTCGCTGGGCTTCACCTTTCTCTGCGCCAAGATCGTGCCGGGCTTCGTCGAGACCTACGCCGCCCTGTTGCGGGCCGAGATCGACCTGATCGAGAGCCGCAACTGA